The Pelomicrobium methylotrophicum genome contains the following window.
GGATTTGCGTCGCTATCGGATCGTGGAGCGCGAACCCGTGCGGATTCGTTACCGGGGGGCGACCATCACCACGGCGGCCTTGCCCTCCGCCGGCGGGCTCACCTTGGCCCAGGCACTCCACGTGCTGGAGCGCTTTCCCTTGGAACGCCTGAGCGAGGCGGATCAGGCCCATCTGGTGGTGGAGGCGCTCCGGCGCGCCTACCAGGATCGGGCCCGCTTCCTGGGCGATCCCGACTTCGTCTCGGGGCCATGGGAGCGGCTGGCAAGCCGTGACTACGCGGCCCAGCGGGCGCGCTCGATCGACCTTCAGCGGGCCACCCCCAGCGCCGAGCTTCCCGGCCTGGAAATGAAGGAAGGAGGCAGCACGACCCACTTTTCCATCGTGGACAAGGAAGGCAATCGGGTCGCCGCCACCCTCACCCTCAATACCCTGTTCGGTTCCGGCTTCGTGGCGGGTGCCAGCGGCGTGCTCCTCAACAACGAGATGGACGATTTCGCCCTTGCTCCCGGCGTGCCCAACGTCTACGGGCTGGTGGGCGGCCGCGCCAACGCCATTGCGCCTGGTAAGCGGCCGCTGTCCAGCATGTCGCCGACGTTCGTGGAAAACGCGAAGGGGGTGCTGGTGATCGGCACGCCCGGCGGCTCGCGCATCATCAGCATGGTGCTGCTGGCCATTCTCCAGTACCTGCACGCCGACGATCCGGACCCCGTCCGCATCGTCGCGGCACCACGGTATCACCACCAGTATCTGCCGGATCGTATCGAGCTGGAGCCCGGCGCTTTTCCTGCTGCATGGCGGGCCGCTCTTGAAGCCAAGGGGCACCTGCTGCGGGAAGCGCCCCGCCCCTGGGGCAACATGCAAGCGGTCTTCGTCGATCGCGCAACCGGGGACGCCGTGGCCGCCAGCGACCCGCGAGGCACGGCTGGGGCCGCCTGGTACTGAAAGGGGCATCCTGCGGATGCAGTATCATACGCGGCTATCGCAATTGGCTGCCCCCGCGTAGCTTGTCCGGAGACTCCCCCAAGATCCATCCCGCGGGGCGGCAAAGGGAGGAGAATGAAACAGACGTTTCTCGATTTCGAGCAGCCCATCGCCGAGCTGGAAGCCCGCATCGAGGAGCTGCGCTTCGTACAAGACGATTCGGCGCTCGACATCTCGGAGGAGATCCGGCGGCTTCAGGAAAAAAGCCAACGGCTCACCAAGGAGATCTACTCCAAGCTGACGGCGTGGCAAATCGCCCAGGTGGCGCGGCATCCCCAGCGCCCCTACACGCTCGATTACATCCAGGGCCTATTCACCGACTTCGTGGAGCTGCACGGCGACCGGGCTTTTGCCGACGATCCGGCCATCGTGGGGGGGCTTGCCCGTTTCGGCGGACAGTCGGTGGTGGTGATCGGGCACCAGAAAGGGCGCGACACCAAGGAAAAGATCCACCGCAACTTCGGCATGCCCCGGCCGGAGGGTTACCGCAAGGCGCTGCGGCTCATGCTGCTGGCGGAGAAGTTCGGCTTGCCGGTGTTTACCTTCATCGACACGCCGGGCGCCTATCCGGGCATCGGCGCCGAGGAGCGGGGGCAGTCCGAGGCCATCGGCCGCAATATCTACGTCATGGCGCGGTTGAAAACCCCGGTCATCTGCACCATCATCGGCGAGGGTGGCTCGGGCGGGGCGCTTGCCATCGCCGTGGGCGACGCGATCTTGATGCTGCAATACGCGATTTACTCCGTGATCTCGCCGGAGGGCTGTGCCTCCATCCTGTGGAAGAGCGCCGAAAAGGCACCAGAGGCGGCGGAAACGCTGGGGATCACCGCCACCCGGCTCAAGGCGCTGGGGCTGATCGACCGTGTCGTCACCGAACCCCTCGGAGGCGCTCACCGGGACCCCCAGGCCGCCATTCAGAATCTGAAACGGGCGCTCCAGGACACGTTGCGGCAACTGCAGCACCAGGCCCTTGATGACCTGCTCAAGGCCCGCTTCGAGCGGCTCATGGGCTATGGCAAGTTCAAGGAAGTGGAGGCCTGACCCGCTCGATGCCGCGCGCGCCGCGCTGGCCCGCCACGCGGCGCCGGGCTCGCGCCTGGCCTTGGGCTTGAGCGGGGGCCTCGATTCCGTGGTCCTGCTCGACATTCTCTGCACCCTCGCTGGCCCGCTTCGCTTTCACCTGTCGGCGATCCACGTCCATCACGGCCTGAGCCCCCGGGCGGATGAGTGGGCGCAGTTCTGCGCCGAACTCTGCCGCGCCCGAGGGGTCGAGTTGACCACGGCAAAGGTGGCCGTCGACCCCGCTTCGGGGCAGGGGCTGGAGGCGGCAGCGCGGGAGGCCAGGTACCGGGCGTTCGCGCAAGTCGACGCGGACTACGTGGTGCTGGCGCACCATCGGGACGATCAGGCGGAGACGCTGCTCTTGCAGCTTCTGCGCGGCGCTGGCCCCGCCGGGCTGGCAGCGATGCCGGTGGCGGGTGCACCGAGGCCGTGCGCCGGGCCGCGTCTGCTGCGGCCGCTCCTGGCCGTGCCGCGCAGCGCCCTTGAGGACTACGCCCAGGCGCGGGCGCTGGCATGGGTGGAGGACGACAGCAACGCCGACCTCCACCGCGATCGCAATTTTGTCCGCCATCGGGTGGTGCCGCTGCTGGAGGAGCATTTCCCGGGGGCGCGAGAGACCTTGGCGCGGGCCTGCGCCCTGCAGGCGGAAGCGGCCCGCCTCCAGGAGGCCCTGGCCCGCGTCGATGGGGCGGGCGCCGTGGGGCCAGAGCGCCTTTGCCTGGGCCGGTTGCGCGAGCTGGACGCGGCCCGAGCCCGCAACCTGCTGCGCCATTTCCTCGCCTGGCACGGGGTGCCACCCTTGAGCGCCCGGCGCTTGGAAGAGGCGCTGCGACAGTTGCTGGAGGCGCGTCGAGACGCAGCGGTGGCGGTGCCCTTGGACGGCCGACAGTTGCGGCGCTATCGCGATACCGCCTGGCTCGTGACCCCCGTTCCATTGCCCGCCGGGACGCAGACCGGGATTCAATGGCGCGGCGAGCGCTGGCTGCCGCTGCCCTGGGGAGGGGTGATCGAGCTCGAACCTACGAAGGGAGTCGGCATCAGCGCCGCCCGGTTGCGGCAGGGAGCCGTCATGGTGAGGTTGCGCCAGGGCGGGGAACGCCTTCAGCCCGACTGCAGGCGTCCTCGCCGCACGCTCAAAAACCTGCTGCAGGAAGCCTGCATCCCGCCCTGGGAGCGCGATGGGTTGCCGCTTCTGACCTGCGACGGGGAAGTGGTGTGGGTGCCGGGACTGGGGGTCGACTGCCGCTACCGGTGCAGCCCTTGGGAGGACGGGGTGAACCCTCGCTGGGTTCGGAGCTGAAGCCGAAGGAAGGCCGGCCCCGGGAGGTTTTTTCTCCAGCGCCCGGGAAGATTTGCCGGGAACAGGCTGTCAAAATCCTGGAATTCCCCGGCACATGGGCTAGAAATCCTGTTAAAATCAACTATTAAACCTACGTCTCCCGCGATGTTTTCCGCACATTGTTAACTCCTTTATTTTCTGGGGTTTTGGATGGCTATCGAGCGTACATTGTCGATCATCAAACCGGATGCAGTGAACAAAAACATCATTGGCAAGATCTATTCCCGCTTCGAGTCGAACGGGTTGAAAATCGTGGCGGCGAAGATGGTGTACCTGTCGGAGCGGGAGGCGGAAGGCTTCTACGCCGTGCACCGGGAGCGCCCGTTTTTCCGGGACCTGGTGAAGTTCATGACCTCCGGACCGGTCATGGTCCAGGTGCTGGAGGGGGAGAACGCCATTGCCAAGAACCGCGACCTGATGGGGGCGACTGACCCCAAGAAGGCGGCGCCAGGGACCATCCGGGCGGATTTCGCCTCCTCCATCGACGCGAATGCGGTCCACGGCTCGGACAGCCCGGAGACTGCCGCGGTCGAGATCGCCTACTTCTTCCCGAGTTCCGAGATCTACTCGCGCTAAAAGGGCGCTGGATCCCGTTCATGGCCGTTAACTTGCTCGATCTCAGCCCAGCGGAACTGAGGAGCTTCCTCGTCGGTCTCGGAGAAAAACCGTTCCGCGCCCGCCAGCTCTTGCGCTGGATTCACCGGCGGGGGGAGGCGCGGTTTGACGCCATGAGCGATCTTGCCAAGCCTTTGCGAGAGCGCCTGGCCGAGCTGGCGACCATTCGGGTGCCCGAGGTGGTGAACGAGCAGCGTTCCCCGGATGGCACGATCAAGTGGCTGCTCCAGGTGGGGCACGGAAACGCCATCGAGACGGTGTACATCCCGGAGACTGGGCGCGGCACCTTGTGCGTCTCGAGCCAGGTGGGTTGCGCCCTCGAATGCCGGTTCTGCGCGACGGGACGGCAAGGCTTCAACCGCAACCTGACCACGGCCGAGATCATCGGGCAGTTGTGGTGGGCCAACAAAGCGCTGAGAGGGCAGGGGAGTGCCGAGCGGCCGATCACCAACGTGGTGCTGATGGGCATGGGGGAGCCTCTGCTCAATTTCGATCATGTGGTGCGCGCCCTGGATCTCATGCTGGACGACGACGGCTACGGGTTATCCCGCCGCCGCGTGACGCTGTCCACCTCGGGGATCGTGCCGGCGATCGACCGGCTGCGGGAGCGCTGTCCGGTCGCGCTGGCGGTCTCGCTGCACGCGCCCGACGACGAGCTGCGCAACCAGCTGGTGCCCATCAACCGCAAATACCCCTTAAAAGCGCTGATGGCGGCGTGTCGCCGCTACGTGGAAGCGGGGGAAAACGCGGGCTGCGGCGAGGCGGCGCCTGCGCCGCACAAGTGGCAACGCCCGGGGGCGCCCCGGGATTTCGTCACCTTCGAGTACGTGATGCTGGCGGGCGTCAACGATAGCCTCAGCCACGCCGAAGCGCTGATCGAGCTCACCCGGGACGTGCCATGCAAGTTCAACCTGATCCCGTTCAATCCTTTCCCGGACGCCGGCTACGAAACCTCACCGGCGCCGGTGATCGCCGCCTTTCGGGACCGCCTGATGGCGGCTGGGCGGGTGGCCACCGTGCGCAAGACCCGGGGCGAGCTGATCGACGCGGCCTGTGGTCAGCTGGCCGGGCAGGTGACGGACCGCACCCGCCGCCGGCAGCGGCGCGCCCTGGAGGCGGTTCATTGAAGAAGGCGATTTTCGCGGGGCTGGTGGCCGTGACGTTGGCGGGGTGCGCCCAACCGCTGCCCCGCGTGCAGCACGTCCCCGAGCAGGTCCAGACCCCCTCCCGTTACCGGGCGGAGGTCCATACCCAGTTGGGCGCCGGCTACTATAGCCGCGGCCAGCTCGGCGTGGCCCTGCAGGAGCTGAGCGCCGCGCTCGAGGCGGACTCGAGCTATGGGCCGGCGTACAACGTTCTGGGGCTCGTCTACGCGGCCCTCGGCGAGCCGCAGCTTGCCGAACAGAACTTTGCCCGGGCGCTGTCCATTAACCCCGACGATTCCGAAGCGCACAACAACTACGGCCTCTTCCTTTGCCAGCGCGGCCGTGAGCAAGAGGGCATCCGGCACTTCCTGCAAGCGGTCCGCAACCCCTTGTACCGCACGCCGGAAGTGGCGTATGTGAATGCGGGCGATTGCGCCCGGCGGGTGGGAGACATGCAGCGGGCCGAAGAGTACTTTGAGAAGGCTCTGCGCCTGCAGCCCGCCCAGCCCCAGGCGCTGCGGGCGATGGCGGCGATCGCCTACGGGAAAGGCCGCTTCGACGAAGCCCACACGTACTTGACGCGCTTCATGCAGGTCGCCCAG
Protein-coding sequences here:
- the ggt gene encoding gamma-glutamyltransferase gives rise to the protein MLRFLVAAAPLLFLPPAVAGKEAVASAHPLATAAGRAVLAQGGNAFDAAVAVAATLAVVEPYSSGLGGGGFWLLHRARDGREVMVDARETAPLAARQDMYLDAAGKPVAGASLKGPRAAAIPGTPAALSWVAERYGRLPLSVSLAPAIRYAEEGFPVDERFARIAAEKAQLLRADPTAAGIFLRDGVPPRVGERLSQPALAMTLRAIARDGHDGFYSGPVAEMLVRSVREAGGLWTMEDLRRYRIVEREPVRIRYRGATITTAALPSAGGLTLAQALHVLERFPLERLSEADQAHLVVEALRRAYQDRARFLGDPDFVSGPWERLASRDYAAQRARSIDLQRATPSAELPGLEMKEGGSTTHFSIVDKEGNRVAATLTLNTLFGSGFVAGASGVLLNNEMDDFALAPGVPNVYGLVGGRANAIAPGKRPLSSMSPTFVENAKGVLVIGTPGGSRIISMVLLAILQYLHADDPDPVRIVAAPRYHHQYLPDRIELEPGAFPAAWRAALEAKGHLLREAPRPWGNMQAVFVDRATGDAVAASDPRGTAGAAWY
- a CDS encoding acetyl-CoA carboxylase carboxyltransferase subunit alpha, whose protein sequence is MKQTFLDFEQPIAELEARIEELRFVQDDSALDISEEIRRLQEKSQRLTKEIYSKLTAWQIAQVARHPQRPYTLDYIQGLFTDFVELHGDRAFADDPAIVGGLARFGGQSVVVIGHQKGRDTKEKIHRNFGMPRPEGYRKALRLMLLAEKFGLPVFTFIDTPGAYPGIGAEERGQSEAIGRNIYVMARLKTPVICTIIGEGGSGGALAIAVGDAILMLQYAIYSVISPEGCASILWKSAEKAPEAAETLGITATRLKALGLIDRVVTEPLGGAHRDPQAAIQNLKRALQDTLRQLQHQALDDLLKARFERLMGYGKFKEVEA
- the tilS gene encoding tRNA lysidine(34) synthetase TilS — translated: MASSRKWRPDPLDAARAALARHAAPGSRLALGLSGGLDSVVLLDILCTLAGPLRFHLSAIHVHHGLSPRADEWAQFCAELCRARGVELTTAKVAVDPASGQGLEAAAREARYRAFAQVDADYVVLAHHRDDQAETLLLQLLRGAGPAGLAAMPVAGAPRPCAGPRLLRPLLAVPRSALEDYAQARALAWVEDDSNADLHRDRNFVRHRVVPLLEEHFPGARETLARACALQAEAARLQEALARVDGAGAVGPERLCLGRLRELDAARARNLLRHFLAWHGVPPLSARRLEEALRQLLEARRDAAVAVPLDGRQLRRYRDTAWLVTPVPLPAGTQTGIQWRGERWLPLPWGGVIELEPTKGVGISAARLRQGAVMVRLRQGGERLQPDCRRPRRTLKNLLQEACIPPWERDGLPLLTCDGEVVWVPGLGVDCRYRCSPWEDGVNPRWVRS
- the ndk gene encoding nucleoside-diphosphate kinase — encoded protein: MAIERTLSIIKPDAVNKNIIGKIYSRFESNGLKIVAAKMVYLSEREAEGFYAVHRERPFFRDLVKFMTSGPVMVQVLEGENAIAKNRDLMGATDPKKAAPGTIRADFASSIDANAVHGSDSPETAAVEIAYFFPSSEIYSR
- the rlmN gene encoding 23S rRNA (adenine(2503)-C(2))-methyltransferase RlmN — its product is MAVNLLDLSPAELRSFLVGLGEKPFRARQLLRWIHRRGEARFDAMSDLAKPLRERLAELATIRVPEVVNEQRSPDGTIKWLLQVGHGNAIETVYIPETGRGTLCVSSQVGCALECRFCATGRQGFNRNLTTAEIIGQLWWANKALRGQGSAERPITNVVLMGMGEPLLNFDHVVRALDLMLDDDGYGLSRRRVTLSTSGIVPAIDRLRERCPVALAVSLHAPDDELRNQLVPINRKYPLKALMAACRRYVEAGENAGCGEAAPAPHKWQRPGAPRDFVTFEYVMLAGVNDSLSHAEALIELTRDVPCKFNLIPFNPFPDAGYETSPAPVIAAFRDRLMAAGRVATVRKTRGELIDAACGQLAGQVTDRTRRRQRRALEAVH
- the pilW gene encoding type IV pilus biogenesis/stability protein PilW, yielding MKKAIFAGLVAVTLAGCAQPLPRVQHVPEQVQTPSRYRAEVHTQLGAGYYSRGQLGVALQELSAALEADSSYGPAYNVLGLVYAALGEPQLAEQNFARALSINPDDSEAHNNYGLFLCQRGREQEGIRHFLQAVRNPLYRTPEVAYVNAGDCARRVGDMQRAEEYFEKALRLQPAQPQALRAMAAIAYGKGRFDEAHTYLTRFMQVAQPDAESLALGVRIERQRGDREAEASYAAQLRNRFPQSKEARALESGNL